The DNA window GAAGCGCATGCGCGCGCCGAATGTCGCTCTCGGCGCGATCATGATCGCCTGGCCGTTGGTGAGCCCGGCATTGCGACCATCAGGCGGGGCGCTGGCCGGCAGCGAAAAGCCGATGGCCTGCCGGTCGCTGCTGCGCGTGATCCATCGGATCGAAAAGGGTAGTTCATCCGGCCGGTGGCGAACGAAGTCGGCAGAGCCGTCCGGATGCTGCTGCTGGGCCTCGGCCCAGCCGTCGGCGCCCGCAGGCGGGCGCAGGGTCATCACCATTTCCGGCTCGACCCGTTCGGCGTGGCCTATCCTGCGATGAAGCGAGGGATCGGCGGCAAGCGCCTCGTGCCAGGCACGGATTTCGGCCGGCGTGTCATCCAGCAAATCTGGCTTGCGCAGGACGATCTGGCACCGGTCGTCCGTAAGGCTGTCGACGATGCGCGCGCCGCCAACCGGTCGAAAATTGATGTGGCCGAGATAGAAGAATGGCAGAACGGAACCCGCCTTGTTCTCGACGTCGAAGCTGACCTCGATCTCCGTGGCGCCGGCACGAAGCCGCAGGCGCGGGCGCATTTCGAAATGATGGCTGAAGGCACGCCGTTCGCGGCCGATGCCCGTGAGCTCCACCCAGTCGCCCATCTCGTCGGAGCCGAAATGCAACTCGGCGATCTCATACGGCATGTTCGGGAGTTCGCCATGCAGCGGATGGTCATCTTCCGGGCCGGGATTGCCCATCGCCGTACCACCGCAATGGAGGAAGAACGCGCCGTAGGTCGCAAGATAGTCCCGCGTCGGCAGGGGCTGGTCGAACCAGGTCTCCATGGTCAGACGGCGATTCAGGAACTCAGCGTCCCAGATCTGCTGGCCCTGAAAGGGCAGCAGGACAATTCGGCCCACCCCGTTGTCGATTTCAAGCCCCGCCACCCCGGAGGCGTAGCGAAAGGCGGTGGCCGAAAGCTCGCCGTTGCGGACAAGCAAGCGCCGGTTGGCCTGGAACATGCCGTCGTGCAGCCGAAGCGTCGTGACGCCCATGGCCCGGCCTACATCACGGCGCCGAGCTGCCAGGGCACGAATTCAACCCTGCCGAAGCCCTGCGCCTCACTCTTGGTCGGCTGTCCCGAGGCGACGTCGAGCATCATGCGGTAGATGTCCTCGCCCTTTTCGGCGACCGGCACGCCGTCGATGATATCGCCGCAGTTGATGTCCATGTCTTCGGACATCCGCGCCCAAAGATCGTTGTTGGTGGCGATCTTGATGCAGGGAACCGGACGGTAGCCGGAGACTGATCCGCGTCCCGTGGTGAAGACGATGAGGTTCGCGCCGGAGGCCACCTGACCGGTCACCGAACAGGGATCGTAGCCCGGGCTGTCCATGAAGACGAAGCCCCTGGAGCGGATCGGTTCGGCATATTTATAGACTGCGGTCAGAGGCGCCGAGCCGCCCTTGGCGACCGCGCCGAGCGATTTTTCCAGGATCGTTGTCAGTCCCCCTCGCTTATTGCCGGGCGAGGGATTGTTGTCCATGTGTCCGCCGTGACGGGCGCAATAGGCCTCCCACCAGCCGATGCGCTCCATCAGCGCGGCGGCGACCTGCGGCGTGGCGCGGCGGGTCAGCAGATGTTCGGCGCCATAGATTTCCGACGTTTCGGAGAGGATCGTCGTGCCGCCTTGGGCAACGACCAGGTCAGACGCCACGCCGAGCGCGGGGTTGGCCGTGATGCCCGAAAGACCGTCCGAACCGCCGCATTGCAGGCCGATGACCAGATGCTCGGCCGAGACGGGTTCCCGCTGCGTCCTGTTGGCCTCCTCGGCGAGTTCGCGGAGCACCGGCAGTGCAGTCTCGATGGTCTTGCGCGTGCCGCCAGACTGCTGGATCGTCAGGAAGCGAAACCGCTTGGGATCGCGCATTTCCTTGCGTGCGGCCAGCACGGGAAGCTGCATCACCTCGCATCCAAGGCCGACGAGCAGGATCGCGCCGAAGTTCGGGTGCTGGGCGTAGCCGGCCAGAGTGCGCATCAGTGTCTCGTAGCCCTCGCCCTGGCCCGCCATGCCGCAACCTGATCCATGGGCGATCGGGACGACGCCGTCGATGTTGGGAAGGTCCGCCAACAGGCCCGAACGCTCGGCTTCCTCTGCAATGAAATGTGCAACCGACCCGGAGCAATTCACCGTCGTCAGGATGCCGACGAAATTGCGCGTTCCGGCGCGCCTGTCCGGACGGGGATAGCCGAGAAAGCTGTCGCGGTTTCTTGCCGGCGCGATGGGCACGACGTCGGACGACCCGGCGTTGCCGCCGCGTTCCGTGCCGACGCCCAGATTCTGGGTGTGCACATGCGCCCCGGCGCGAATGTCCTGCGTCGCCGCGCCGATGATCTGGCCGTATTTGCGCACGAAGGTGCCGGCCTCGATCGGCATGAGCGCGATCTTGTGCCCCTGCGGCACGGGCTCGGCTGCACCGGCCTCGCCGGCGTCCAGATCCTTGAGGGCAATGCCGACATTGTCGTCCGGATGGAGCCGCAGGACTTTTGTGATTTCAGGTGTCATGGACGAACGACTGCCTTGATCAGCCCGTCGCGATCCCTCGCCAGCGCCGCGAAACGGTCGGGCAGTTCGCTCAGGGACAGTTCGGCCGACAAGAGTGCATCGGTGTCGATCTGTCCGTCGCGGATCGCGCTCATCACCCGCTCGAAATCCGATTTCAGTGCGTTCCGGCTGCCGACGATCTGGGTTTCCCGCTTGTGAAATTCAGCGTCGTTGAAGCGGATATCATCCTTGACCACGCTCACCAGCACATAGGTCGATCCGTGCGCGAGCAAGGGAAATCCTGCTTCGATGGCGCGAGCGGAGCCGGTTGCGTCGAAAACCATGTCGAAGCCGTCGGCAAGGTCGCCCTGGAGGATCGTGGCAGGATCGTTGTGCAGCCTCTCGAAGCCGAATTTGGCTCCGGCAAGGGCAAGGCGCTCGCGGCTCAGATCCAGCAGGTGCACCTCCGCCCCCTCAAGGCGGGCAAAAAGGGCCGTGCCGACGCCGATGGGTCCTGCACCCGTGACCAGCACCCGGTCGCCCGCGGCAATGCCCGA is part of the Hartmannibacter diazotrophicus genome and encodes:
- a CDS encoding DUF4432 family protein, with translation MGVTTLRLHDGMFQANRRLLVRNGELSATAFRYASGVAGLEIDNGVGRIVLLPFQGQQIWDAEFLNRRLTMETWFDQPLPTRDYLATYGAFFLHCGGTAMGNPGPEDDHPLHGELPNMPYEIAELHFGSDEMGDWVELTGIGRERRAFSHHFEMRPRLRLRAGATEIEVSFDVENKAGSVLPFFYLGHINFRPVGGARIVDSLTDDRCQIVLRKPDLLDDTPAEIRAWHEALAADPSLHRRIGHAERVEPEMVMTLRPPAGADGWAEAQQQHPDGSADFVRHRPDELPFSIRWITRSSDRQAIGFSLPASAPPDGRNAGLTNGQAIMIAPRATFGARMRFGCKGAQ
- a CDS encoding UxaA family hydrolase; protein product: MTPEITKVLRLHPDDNVGIALKDLDAGEAGAAEPVPQGHKIALMPIEAGTFVRKYGQIIGAATQDIRAGAHVHTQNLGVGTERGGNAGSSDVVPIAPARNRDSFLGYPRPDRRAGTRNFVGILTTVNCSGSVAHFIAEEAERSGLLADLPNIDGVVPIAHGSGCGMAGQGEGYETLMRTLAGYAQHPNFGAILLVGLGCEVMQLPVLAARKEMRDPKRFRFLTIQQSGGTRKTIETALPVLRELAEEANRTQREPVSAEHLVIGLQCGGSDGLSGITANPALGVASDLVVAQGGTTILSETSEIYGAEHLLTRRATPQVAAALMERIGWWEAYCARHGGHMDNNPSPGNKRGGLTTILEKSLGAVAKGGSAPLTAVYKYAEPIRSRGFVFMDSPGYDPCSVTGQVASGANLIVFTTGRGSVSGYRPVPCIKIATNNDLWARMSEDMDINCGDIIDGVPVAEKGEDIYRMMLDVASGQPTKSEAQGFGRVEFVPWQLGAVM
- a CDS encoding zinc-binding alcohol dehydrogenase family protein, with the protein product MNLVDRMKPETGTMLCGTCVEPGRFELREAALPGDAPDGWALVDICAVGICGTDYHIFEGKHPYLAYPRVIGHELSGRLVADTGSFSAGDLVVINPYLSCGTCRACRRGKPNCCSNIAVLGVHRDGGMCGRLAVPIGNLYRAEGLTEIQAAMVEFLAIGAHAVARSGIAAGDRVLVTGAGPIGVGTALFARLEGAEVHLLDLSRERLALAGAKFGFERLHNDPATILQGDLADGFDMVFDATGSARAIEAGFPLLAHGSTYVLVSVVKDDIRFNDAEFHKRETQIVGSRNALKSDFERVMSAIRDGQIDTDALLSAELSLSELPDRFAALARDRDGLIKAVVRP